The region gggggcaggagcaggctggggtgcagggtctggccaggagctagggtgagggagggggctcagggctggggcaggaggttggggtgtggagtgcttacctggggcagctcccatttggtgctcaggttgggggtggggatgtgggggggtgcaggagtcaggactgggggctgggtgtgtgtgaggggggtgcaggagtcagggcgtgtggtgtgggggggctgggtacgtgtggggggtgcaggagtcaggacagagggctgggggtgtgggctggggttgtgggggtgctccctgccctgagcagctcacagcagggggctggaagggtatgccccgattccacccccttccccaaggccccggccccgccccttctccgcctcctcctccaAGTGGCGAGCGCTGCGGCTCTGCTCCTCCCACTCTCTTGCACCGGCAAACAGCTGTTCGGCAGCAGGGGAATTGCAGGGAGGGGTAGGGGCAGGAACAtggcacgctgggggaagaggtgggagaggagcttggctgccggcgGAGCCTGccttgctgcagcaggagccggcaggaccaagctccTGCCCGCGGCCCCTGCAGGAGAGagcggggggcggagaagagcaggccaggCTGGGGTGCCTTTGCAGCGTGGGCCCAGCGCCATGGTAAATCCGGTACTGACAGAAGAACTGGTTTAGCAGAGCAGTTGTCTTGCCAGGAGGCCTTTGGTCATGTGTTAAGGCTGGCAGGATGTCACCTGACAGAGATGAGTAAAATTTATATACAGGGAGGATATAAATCTTCCTGGTGTCTTTGGTTCCTCACTAGCTCAAGAGGAGAGGGAGCAGCCACCCAACATGGAGAACTCTGATGAGGCGGGGGACACCCTGTCTGCCTTCCGTCCTGAGCCTAGGTGGCCCCCAAGACTTCTAAGGGAAGGGTGAGCAAGGGAGGGGCATTGTGTGTAGGATAGTTGGTGTGTCTAAGTGAATTGTACTCTTTGTGCTTTATCTGTTGGGTATAAAACAGCAATTGTGTTAGGTGATTGTCCAAGTGTCTGTGTGTTTGCTTCACAACTGCTTGTGTGccgctgagagagagagaaagtgtaaaccagaagcttcccgccttggggtggagttctgggaggaggGTGTGTTTAAGTACAGGGGAGTCTGAAGGGTCAACACTGAGGCCGGGGCGAGGCAGCTGGAGAACAGGATCCAGTTCTGAGAAGGGAGCATTAGACAGCAGATTTGCATGGCAGCAGCATGCCTACGGACCCCAAGactggggcagtggctggactCTGTTCAGGCTCTGGAGGCTTAAAACACCCCGGGATTCAGGGAGAGAGGCTTGGATTccctcacagcagagcagggggtgacTGGAAGAGGCAGCCCAATCGGAGCTGTGACAGAAGGTAACACAGGCGTGTGGCATTGATACCAGGTTATCTTGGGATTCCCTAGGAGAAGAAAGCCCTGCCCTCTACAAGGTGAGGCTTCTCGGTATGAGGGTACCCCCACAGAGCATCCAGGGGTTACACTTTAGATGTAGGAGGGACAGACTCTGCTAACATTAATTTTAGGATGATTTTCTTACTGTAACCCAAACAGAAGAGGGGTAGATATGTTTTTTGTGAAAGCTCTCCGGGGGAGACAGCCAGGCCTTAAAGGCCACAGGACAAACCCATCAAGGTGCAGCAAAGTGGCCATTAAAACACTCAGACAATAGCCCCAACCATCACCAGTGGCCTAGCCCAGTACCTCTCCGAGCTGGATGGGCTGGGTTTGGAGAGGAGCCAGCAGGATCTCTCTAGAGACAAAGGAGGACTGTGAAATAGGAAACTGAGTCTCTCCTTGGGTAAAAGGCCGTTTGCTCTACTGAAGAGTGACACTCTGAAAGGCATGGGGATGGTCCCACACAAGAGGGTGGGTGCTGAAAGACTGCTGGGCCAGACGAAGGAGGTCAGCTATAGCCTAGGTTCTCTGGGGCAAGACATGGACAGAAGGCTAATCTGTCAGCTGGATCATGTCAGAACTTTCCTTGTCTTCCTCCTTTTCTGCAACGGAACAGGAAAAACACTTTTCTAAAATTTCAGCTCTCATTTGGATATGAGAAAaaatgatttatatttatttaaaaatgttcctcTTTCATTCCAAATAGAGCTTGTTTAACTGAGAGATCTGCTGTATGTTTGGAAAGATTCAACCCGTTCTTCTGTCTCTGAGGAGAAAACGTGCAGAAACCTTGCACAAAGGGGTCTACAAGGTACTGATGGCCAGGAGCCTAAGACCCCTATTTTGTCTAGAGGGTAGAGGACAGAAGGATTTGCTCTCCCCGACTGTGAGTAGGACAAGATGAGAGCAGGTAGATCCCAAGAAGAAATGCTGAGAGACCAAGGAAGAGTGAGGTAGAGGTGGCCTAAAGGACACAGTGATGAAAAGCTCCTCGTATCAAACCAGCTTTATGTTGCTGCGTAAGTAACAAAGGTAAGACTATGTTCacaccccagactggcagtggcaGGAGCACAGGTAGCTGTTAGCGGGATCTCCAGGCCCTAGCTGGATTGCTCCAAGTCCTGTACAAGGTAAGGGTCAGTCTCTTTGAGACTCTGGTAGAGTTCTTCTTGGGCCTGAGCTCCTTTCCTCTCAACCAGCTGCAGTAAGGCATCGTTCATCACCTTTCGTCTGTTCTGCATACTAAGCAGCTCCTCCTCTTCATCACTGTTCATTGCCTCTATGTCCCGTAAGCGCGCCAGGATGGGATAGATCAATCCCATTCGATTACGGAGCTCCTCCCGGTGCTTCTTCACAAAGGACACGCCTTGAGCTGAAGGAGACACCAGCCCTGCATTACTCTTCTGGGTACGGGAGGTACAACACTGGGTTATTACAGTCCCACTAAATTACCCCATGTCATTGTGGGGTGCAACAGCTTGCCCTGTACTGTAGGGCTGTTCTAGCTCAAAGTGCGTGGTCAGTTGCATGAAGTCATTCATGTTGGAATAGGGGGGTTTGTAAAGACCCATCCACGCTAACACCTGCAAGGGGCTGAGGCTCTGATGCAACAGCCCGCACTGCTACACATTCCAGACCATCCCACCAGCCTGTCCCGGGGGTATAGCGAGGGATAAGGAGATGACACTGAGGAAAGGAAAGCTTGGGATGGACCTCAGGAGAACAACTCTCAACAGTGACGTACAGAGGGATCCTTTTGTGAGGATGGGGTGGAATCTGTGCGTCACTGCACTGGACAAAGGCAAACTTGAAGGTCTTTCTCCATGTCTAATGTCTATGCTTCAAGCAGGAGGACCGGGCGTGTTAGAGAAGAAATGGAATCCAACTAAAGcttgtcaacatttttcaaacttttttccaagtgttttttttttaaataaaaattcagtttttattcTGAAATTGTCCATTTTTTTTCAACAACCTCCTTCCCCCTTGAAATTAACAATCCAAagggttttccccctttggtaTTTTactcatcccctccccaccccctgccttccCTTCACTCAGCACCTATTTCtaattttgccactgaaaaacgtgtgtgaggaggggagggagaggaaggggtaaTACTGGACAGCTTTAAAGTTTGGGGATTCCAGGTTGAAGAAAATCAGAAAATTTTCATGTAAATGTTTGAAGAAAACCCCTAGAATTAATTGTTTTTTCATTGAACAAACTGTATTCTGACCAGCTTGAGATTGAGGAAACTGAAAGCTCTGTTAAAATAATACTGACCTGTGAGTGTTTGGGAGGATGCTGCAGGAATTTTAACGTCCCCtaaaagagaaagggaagggatCAGTCAAACATCCTGTCACTTCTCTCATTAGCAGGAGGGGCCAGCAATATTAAAGACCATCAGAGGCAAAGGGCAATCAGAGAAGCTCTGCATTCCCAGAGACCTTCTCCTCCTTTGCTAGCAGGTGTCTCAGCCTTCTCTAAAGTTATACTGGAGTTTTTCCACCTCACAAGGAATCTTGAAATACTTGAAGATAATTTCTGAAATCTCCAGAGGAGCCATAATCAAAGATCCTAAAAGTGCATTTAAACCACAGGACTTTTTTCAGTGGATTAAGATTTTTGCCATGGATAATGAAGATGGCAGAGCTGAGACACCTGATTTAATGTACATCTCCTGCCTCTGTCTGCCCCCAACACacctaacttcgatacctgggaAGTTCTCATGATTCAACAACCAGTTTGCACCGAGAGGATAATAGGTTTATAAGggacagccagcatggatttgcaaAGAACAaagcatgccaaaccaacctaatttccttctttgacagggtaactgacttagtggatagaggggaagcagcagatatgccatatcttgattttaataaggcttttaacacagtccctcatgacattctcataagcaaattagggaaatgcagtctaaattaaattactataaagtgagtGCACGAGTGGTTGAAAGAtgatactcaaagagtagttatcagtggtttgctgtcaaactgggagggcgtatCTAGTGTGGTTATACAGGCGTCAGTCCTGggactagtcaatattttcattcatgacttgTATAATGGATTGGAGAGTATGctgataacatttgcagatgacaccaagctgggatgggttgcaagaactttggaggacagatttAGAATTCAGAAccactttgacaaattggagaattggtctgaaatcaacaaaatgaaattcaataaaaacaagtgcaaagtactccacgtAGGAAGCAAAAATGAAATGAGACCTATataatggggaataactggctaggtggtagcactgccgaaaagcatctggggttatagtggattgcAAATTGAATATGAGGCAACAATGGGATGCAGTgccagttgcaaaaaaggctaatagcgttctgggatgtattaacatgAGTGTTgtagcactgatgaggcctcggCTGGAGCACTGTGCCCACTTCTGGGCAACACACTTGAAGAAAgctgtgggcaaattggagagagtccagaggagagcaacaaaaatgataaaggtttagaaaacttcaCCTGTGAGGAAGGTTAAAAACTGGGACtggttagtctggagaaaagacgaCCGATGGGgtaacctgataacagtcttcagatatgtgaagggctgttacaaagagcacagggatcaattgttctccatgtccgctgaaggtaggacaagaagtaattggcttaatctgcagcaagggagatttaggttagacattaggaaaaactttctaactataaggctagctaagctctggaataggcttccaagggaggttgccCATCATTGGAGGCCATtaggaacaggttggacaaacatctgacagggatggtctaggtttacttgggcctgcctcagcacagggagctgcacttgatgacctctcaaggtctcttccagcccgacatttcaGCGATTCTATGAGCTTCAGTCACCACGACCAGCTGCCCAGAAGTTCTGCTTCAATGTCTTACATGTGATCCTACCTGGCCTCAAAAACGTCTTCCAAACCAATTTCCCATCTTTTCTGTCTTTCATGTGAagcttgatttccttctccaTATCCGTCATGTAGAGCTCAATATATGACTGCTGGTCTGCAGGGCTTCTATagcagagctccagctgctggagtaAAGATAAAATGACTTATGAGAGTCTCCCATCTCCGGCAAGAGCAGGAGTGAACGATGCTCATTGTTTGCTGTGTCCATTGTGGTCTCTTGGCTTatacttagattggaagctctttggggcaggtccatctttttgttctgtgtttgtacagcacctggcataaAGGGGTCCTGGGTGACAACTGGgtctcctaggcactaccacCATACAACTAatgcataataataattaattgttCAGCTCGTTTTGATGCCTCAGTGGAAGTAGAGGACAATTCTACTTACGTCAGGTGTTATCTTTAGCTCTGATGTACCAGACACCTCATACTGAGATCCAAAGTACAGCGCATTGGTCTGAGGAGGTTTGGGAATGTGCTTTGACTCCAACTTCGTTTCTTCTTCTTCAATGGCCTGTAAATTTCAAGCATTGTCATTTCTGAGAGATACAAACAGGAACCCCTGACAAACAGCTCTGCCTTCATTCAGAGCATCTTCAGTCGGAGAGGGAAAAGGCCTGTTGGGTCACCTTGTCCATTCCCCAGCCAAAGCAGGCACCTTCCCTACACTACGTTCTGCTGGGATCTGGTCCAGCCCAGTCAAAAATAACGCAGGTTTGGGGCTGTCACCATTTCCCGGCTGGGAACCTCTTTGAGAGCCTACCAGACCTCACTCTCAGGATGTGTTTCCTCAGACAAACCTAATCACCACTGAAAAGATGGAGGCTTCTGCTTAAAAATACGATGTGATCAAGTAAGGAAAGACTCTCACAATACATACAGACAAGGGAGCAGAGAGAAGGTTGCAAAcagcaatcttaattctggcattctcCAATGAtgattgactttgcaaccttaacattgttcttttaatgtgtgtgtattttccaTCGTGATAACAGGCTATAGGATCTACAGACAATGTGGGGGTAGCTCCTGGGGTTCTTACAGTGATCATGTGGTCGCAGCCACTGTAGCTAATGTTGAGTTCTAGCTGCCAACCTAATTCCCTCATTCCCTCGCTCAGAGTTTTCATTTTAACCTGGACTCTCCCGTGCCCCAAGGTGACATTTTGTAAAGAAGATTTTTCACTGCTCGGAAGCTCAGTTATACATGGAATATCCCAAGGTGGGGAATGAGGCTCTGGAGAGAACAGCACCTCTtagtgggtgctggggggaccTGTCCTTTAGCTTCAGGAATCACTATGCTGCTGAGTGGTGTGGATATTACACCACGGCAAGCTCGGCCCTGAGCTATTCCTACCTGTCCGCTGCTGCAGACGGTGCCCCGTGAAGCTTGGTCACACCAACAATATAGTTCTCTTCATTTTTGCCTCCTGCTTGAGCCTCCCACGACAGATGAGGTATCTGTGCTGTGAGACCCCCTATCCATTGGGGTCCCACCCACATGCCTCCTGTTAGCTAGTGCTGTGCATCCCTCGGGAGCTCAACTCTCTCTCCCTGTGTACGTGCCCCAGCCCATCACGCACCACTATTAAAAACACAGGAAAACCTGGCTGCTGAGGTGCCTTCTATTTCAGTGACAGTCAGCGTGTAGGCCTCTGCCCTCTCCTCTCTGAACGATGCCGTGCTGCCTGGCGTTTCACTGTGTGCTTGGCTGTTTGGGTGTATTGATGTGGTTCATTCTCACTCTATGGCCATGCAGTGTCCCAGCAATCTTGGTGTTGGGCTCACTGTAGAAATAGGATTGTTGTTTTACCTTTTTGAGTGAGTGGTCATTGGGTATCAGGTAGAGGTGGAGAGTTATGTCTGCAGCCCTGAGTGCCCGGTAGATCAGCACAAGGGAATGGATGGGAATAAACGTTATGGTCGAACGTATCTTTCTCCAAAGCACGCCGAGCTGGGAGAAGCTGGGATTCTCCAGGACAACACGGAAGACATGGATTCTCGCTGGAGTTTCCAGGGTCATGTGGCCAGCTTCAAAATGGGCGATTTTGCATGAACTTAAATCCCCTCCGTCTGCAGATGGGATAGCAAGGAGAATGAGATTGAAACACCCTGAGCTGGCAGCACCTGTACAATGacttacacaaacacacaacagcCATCCCAGACGCCTTACAAGTATAAACAACTGCAGGCCGTGCGCAGCCCTGCCATCGACTCGGGTGCAGAGAGACGGATGGAGtgaggagaaagggaagagaagcaacaaaagggagggggaggaagaacaGACGGTGAAAAAGCCAGGTGAGGGCTGGGAGAAGGGTACCCAGGGAAGGGGTCACTCGGGAGGCTTAAGAGACAGGAGAGATAACAAAAGCACAGCAAGAAGGAAATCAAACTATTTGCCCCCTGAataggagagagaaggggaagctGTGGGTCTGGGcacagggcagaggcagggcatgGCCAGCGAGGGGAGATCAGGAGAGCTGGAGGAAGGAAGCACGGAAGCAGCTGGGAGCGCTCCTGGATATCACACAGAAGTGTTCCCCTGAAGGGAACCACCGGCCCAGGGAGTGATGGCGGGAAATGAAGCTTGCGAGATCCAGACAGGAAAATGGAGAGGTGGAAGGCCAGGGAAGGGAGAACCAGGGATAGGGACACAATGGCCTGAATCTCCTGTGGGCTTTCTCCCCCGTGGTGTGCACTGGGCATGGAACCACCTCCTGCtgtcttcccccagccccctgacaCACAGAACCCCGGGGGTCTGCCACAggctccccccattcccctcctctgCTGCCCAGAGGGTCCTTGCGCTCCTGTGTGACGGGCACTTGTCTGACGCTCAGGTGTTGGAGGATCTACCCACCATCCCCTGCAGGGGAGCCACACTCTCGTCAGGCTGCGGGATCTACACCCGAAGTGGGCCGGACTGTGCTTGGCCCTGCAcagcgaggaggaggagagagaggcagccAGGAGCCTTCCTCTCGGCTGCCTGCTCCCCAGAGCAGGGCCAGGCAGAGTCCCTGCTTGTGCTtctgtttctcacagaccagggtGACAAGCCCTGGCAGCACAGACGGACCTCCCCCCACCCTAGGGGACCACTGGAGGATGTGCCTCAAAACCCACACTCGCCAGTGGAGCCGAgttggagcaggagccaggcGGGGAGCGGAGAGCACAGTGCAGAGGCCCCTGGGCCCCGCACTCCCACAGTGCTCCAGGAGTTGCTGCTGGAGCtagacccccccagccccactggctGCAGACTGTGGCTCAAAGCCTCCATCAGCCCCTGACTCCAGCATCTAGCCCAGTGACGCCCTGTTTCTGCCCTACCTGCAAGGCACACGAAGTGGGGGAGGTGCACGGCTCGCACCGTGTCGGGCTCGGCCCTGATGTGGAACAGGGGGCCGGCGACCATCCACTCCTGCCTGGCAGATGGGCTCAGACTCTCCGCCCAGGAGCCATATTCATACTCGACGGTCACTGCTGTGCTCACCTCAAAGCCAAGCCCCGTTTCGGAGCAGTGGAAGGAGCCAGCGCTGGGGATGCAAGCTCTGGGGGGTACAATGAAAACGCAGAGGTCAGGCTTGGACAGGGCTTCTAGGGCCACATCCTGCAGCACCCTGGAGCTCCTACCTGTAGACAGTCTTGTTCTCCTCTGTGCCTGGAACAATCTCTGGCGTTACCTCTGGAAGGATCTGAAAGACAGCGAGTTCCCGTAACTAGGGGCTTCATAACGGTTACTTCTTGTGACACGTGCACTCTGCCAGTTACGGTAACGCACCGAGTTCCCTGTCCCATCGCTGCAGAGCCTGGCAATGTGTTAACCAGCTGGATTCTGCTTGTCCCAGAAGCCCCATGTGACATTTCTCTGCCACTAGATGCTCCCAGGCTGGCGGCTGGCTCAACAAGCGGGGAGGGTCTCACAGCCCAGGCTGAAGTCccagcccaaacatctgcactgctatttttagccccaaagCCCGAACCCcatgagccccagtcagctgacctTGCTCTGAGAGTCGGTGCCGTGGGTTTTTGATCACAGTGTAGACCTATCCTTAGGATGTAACAATTCATGATACTGCCAGAACAGAGCTCAGACTGAAAATGGAATAGAATTGCAAGGTAGAagagttgtttcagagtagcagctgtgttagtctgtattcgcaaaaagaaaaggagtacttgtggcaccttagagactaaccaatttatttgagcataagctttcgtgagctgcagctcacttcatcggaaagcgtaggctcaaataaattggttagtctctaaggtgccacaagtactccttttctttaaggtaGAAGAGATGTCCAACAATCCAGCCTGAGTGAGGCCTGAGCGTAATCTAGGGCAGGTAAATGTTAGATGGACACTGGAAGGGCTGATGGGGAATTGGAGAAGAATTACCGAAGACAACAACCAACAAGAAATCCTTGAAGATGCTtgaaagcaggaagcctgtgacAGTCCAGTGAGTCACCAAAGTATCAGGAAGTTGGAGCAATGCTAGATGTTGGAACAGTAAGAGAAACCGTGGAGAAACTGAATTAATTCCTTGCATCACCCTTCTCCAGAAGGTTTTGTCTGAGAGTTCTgaagaaatagaagaaaaaattGGCCAAGCTGCTAACAAAAATATGGGATCTATTATTTATTAATACACAGGAAACTTGGTTGTGAAACAAAGGAACAGCTCCACAACCTTGAAAAAAGGGGGCCGAGCGTATCATTTCCTTGCTGTTGTGGGTTTATGTCAGGTGTGTTATGTGCGTAGCAGACTTCAAAGCTTCACAATCAAGATTTTTATGTATTAATTTCCTAGGTTGTTGCAGTATTTGAACAGGGGTAAGGGGGAGACTTCTGGAGATGGTTTCAAccaatggatggatggatgcataGATGGGTGCCAGAGCTGTGCCACGGAAGttcaggagctgctgctgaagatggtgaaaatactgaatagctgctCCTCAAGTGGGCGCCATGtgttctgtgcactgaataaggcagaggTTCGGTGGAAAGAATGGTATGTGATCATGGAattgaagactgtatcataatggaCGTGCACAAGGGGGGTGAATTACgtttgcacagacaaccttatttctggcatttcctaagtaGCTCCAAAGGCCGAGGTgctagagctgttcaaagaaaaggtcgccagaattttttaacattggcaaaacaaCATATATTCCCCTAGCCTTGTTCTCGGATATGGTTgaaccattaaaaaaaagaattcagcctgaggcaaacACAGGggatggaaaatttcagaccaaaCGGTTAAGGTTTGGCACATTTCTAAGCTGTAACGGGGTGTTACAATGGGAAGTTTTAGGCAACCTTAATACTGGATTGAGTTATCAGCCCTGCCTATCGCACTGATTGCTATAGAGAAGCTAGATCAGGAACTTCTGCtctctgtctcataacacaagaagaagGGACATTgcgaacagcagagcagctaacaaaaggagtttgcctgggatctgcctgagaggaggtacgttaagggctgcattaaggaggctgtgttggtgagtatctgagtgtttgttgtgaggacagtgtgactgtgtgctgtgtgcttgattggttgtttgagaAGGGCGGGAACTGggtgtgctttgttccaggtgagccttgagtgggcctgactgcataaaaagccagtcagttgcaaaccagctgagcagcgaacaaaaggagtttgcctgggagttcgcctggggagggcccactgaggcttacatcttgccggattctctgagtaattactacaactcctgaggaagctcgtagaaggaaggtaatatggatggggggtattcagctgttgtgaccggcactggatgtgctatgtttgtctttcttccacaggacagatgcgactttgtctgtacaaagtgcaagctggtctccatactggaagagaaggttcaaggtctggagcaacaggtattgaccctgcgttgcataagagaaactgaagatttcctggacggatgtcaggataggcttctacgggcacaaggttctgaagattcagagcaggctgcacatcagggacggaaggatggtgaagaaatttggcatcatgtgacctccagaagaaaaaaaggggaacgtccatgtaccagcagggcagatacaggtaagtaaccgttttcatgttctctccacatgtactaatgcggagagtggaccagatgatagtctgagggaag is a window of Eretmochelys imbricata isolate rEreImb1 chromosome 15, rEreImb1.hap1, whole genome shotgun sequence DNA encoding:
- the LOC144275672 gene encoding NACHT, LRR and PYD domains-containing protein 1a-like isoform X3, yielding MEHRPTQSSAATGGAHGTIFIKELTGTKSALDVCWDDTVADLKRKLIESGIFDGTVDQIRLIFGGRQLEDARSLQHQGVTNHGTIDLLLRLRGGGGFPVRDFPAETAQCREEAQPHSSSPDKAELEEQTRQARRAVASFRYSVVLKGKCNRCFGVILPEVTPEIVPGTEENKTVYRACIPSAGSFHCSETGLGFEVSTAVTVEYEYGSWAESLSPSARQEWMVAGPLFHIRAEPDTVRAVHLPHFVCLADGGDLSSCKIAHFEAGHMTLETPARIHVFRVVLENPSFSQLGVLWRKIRSTITFIPIHSLVLIYRALRAADITLHLYLIPNDHSLKKAIEEEETKLESKHIPKPPQTNALYFGSQYEVSGTSELKITPDGTLKFLQHPPKHSQLKACPL
- the LOC144275672 gene encoding caspase recruitment domain-containing protein 8-like isoform X1 gives rise to the protein MEHRPTQSSAATGGAHGTIFIKELTGTKSALDVCWDDTVADLKRKLIESGIFDGTVDQIRLIFGGRQLEDARSLQHQGVTNHGTIDLLLRLRGGGGFPVRDFPAETAQCREEAQPHSSSPDKAELEEQTRQARRAVASFRYSVVLKGKCNRCFGVILPEVTPEIVPGTEENKTVYRACIPSAGSFHCSETGLGFEVSTAVTVEYEYGSWAESLSPSARQEWMVAGPLFHIRAEPDTVRAVHLPHFVCLADGGDLSSCKIAHFEAGHMTLETPARIHVFRVVLENPSFSQLGVLWRKIRSTITFIPIHSLVLIYRALRAADITLHLYLIPNDHSLKKAIEEEETKLESKHIPKPPQTNALYFGSQYEVSGTSELKITPDQLELCYRSPADQQSYIELYMTDMEKEIKLHMKDRKDGKLVWKTFLRPGDVKIPAASSQTLTAQGVSFVKKHREELRNRMGLIYPILARLRDIEAMNSDEEEELLSMQNRRKVMNDALLQLVERKGAQAQEELYQSLKETDPYLVQDLEQSS
- the LOC144275672 gene encoding caspase recruitment domain-containing protein 8-like isoform X2 gives rise to the protein MEHRPTQSSAATGGAHGTIFIKELTGTKSALDVCWDDTVADLKRKLIESGIFDGTVDQIRLIFGGRQLEDARSLQHQGVTNHGTIDLLLRLRGGGGFPVRDFPAETAQCREEAQPHSSSPDKAELEEQTRQARRAVASFRYSVVLKGKCNRCFGVILPEVTPEIVPGTEENKTVYRACIPSAGSFHCSETGLGFEVSTAVTVEYEYGSWAESLSPSARQEWMVAGPLFHIRAEPDTVRAVHLPHFVCLADGGDLSSCKIAHFEAGHMTLETPARIHVFRVVLENPSFSQLGVLWRKIRSTITFIPIHSLVLIYRALRAADITLHLYLIPNDHSLKKAIEEEETKLESKHIPKPPQTNALYFGSQYEVSGTSELKITPDLELCYRSPADQQSYIELYMTDMEKEIKLHMKDRKDGKLVWKTFLRPGDVKIPAASSQTLTAQGVSFVKKHREELRNRMGLIYPILARLRDIEAMNSDEEEELLSMQNRRKVMNDALLQLVERKGAQAQEELYQSLKETDPYLVQDLEQSS